From the Brachyhypopomus gauderio isolate BG-103 chromosome 5, BGAUD_0.2, whole genome shotgun sequence genome, one window contains:
- the vps72a gene encoding vacuolar protein sorting 72 homolog a, whose product MSLARSREQRKTAGNRMSKLLDAEEEDEFYKTTYGGFNDESGDDEYHGDHSDTEDEVDSDFDIDEGDEPDSDQEEDVPKRKSRVVTKAYKEPLKAIKPKAKRLSEEPKRTERPRAEKRTHQDLQDSTEIRKSVRKSTSEHTRKTYERLQERQQEAPRRRKAHNDRPLSQEELLNEARITAQSNLQSLENYERLEADKKKHVQKKRRFEGPTIRYHSVLTPLISEPLLKEENVDVEGLDQDMPQAASSSFMGTTVGVGSLCSRTFITFSDDEAFGSAFPRWASSGPSLPVQEVCPVTHKPALYRDPVTDIPYADARAFRIIREAYRKYVAAHGFPSSTGSVSGGSDTTEPAGGSNAAAKSLRPKALIKQGLVAI is encoded by the exons ATGAGTTTAGCTCGTTCCAGAGAGCAGCGCAAGACGGCGGGGAACCGCATGTCGAAGCTCTTAGACGCGGAAGAAGAGGACGAATTCTATAAAACCACTTACGGAGGATTCAACGAC GAATCGGGGGATGATGAGTATCACGGTGATCACTCGGACACTGAGGATGAGGTGGACAGTGATTTTGACATCGATGAAGGTGATGAGCCAGACAGTGACCAGGAGGAAGACGTACCCAAACGAAAGAGTCGTGTCGTGACCAAAGCATACAAG GAGCCTTTAAAAGCTATAAAGCCCAAAGCAAAGCGTCTTTCTGAAGAGCCAAAGAGAACTGAAAGACCCCGAGCAGAGAAACGCACCCACCAAGACCTGCAGGACTCTACAGAAA TTCGTAAGTCAGTGAGGAAGTCGACCAGTGAACATACGAGGAAGACGTACGAGCGTTTGCAGGAGCGCCAGCAGGAGGCGCCACGCCGGAGGAAAGCGCACAATGATAGACCACTCTCTCAGGAGGAGCTGCTGAATGAGGCTCGGATCACAGCCCAGAGCAACCTGCAATCACtgg agaaTTATGAGCGTCTGGAAGCTGATAAGAAGAAGCATGTGCAGAAGAAGAGAAGGTTTGAAGGGCCCACAATCCGGTACCACTCTGTGCTCACACCCCTGATCTCTGAACCCCTGCTCAAAGAGGAGAATGTGGACGTGGAAGg GCTGGATCAGGACATGCCCCAGGCAGCCTCGTCATCCTTTATGGGGACCACGGTGGGTGTGGGGTCTCTGTGCTCTCGCACGTTCATTACATTCAGTGATGATGAAGCATTTGGGTCAGCATTCCCCCGATGGGCCAGCTCCGGTCCCAGCCTCCCAGTTCAGGAAGTGTGTCCTGTAACCCATAAGCCTGCCTTGTATCGAGACCCGGTAACGGACATCCCGTATGCTGATGCGCGTGCGTTCCGGATCATCCGCGAAGCCTACCGCAAATATGTAGCAGCTCATGGCTTTCCCAGCTCCACGGGCAGTGTCAGTGGGGGCAGCGACACTACcgagccagcagggggcagcaatGCAGCTGCAAAGAGTCTCCGACCAAAGGCACTCATCAAACAAGGACTGGTGGCTATTTAG